The Syngnathus typhle isolate RoL2023-S1 ecotype Sweden linkage group LG16, RoL_Styp_1.0, whole genome shotgun sequence genome includes a region encoding these proteins:
- the exd1 gene encoding piRNA biogenesis protein EXD1, which translates to MADYSFSNIFQGKRIKITLKSSFCVGVVQRISSSKTVTLTNVVFVDNGRELPGSRLIFGHEFVNVEFTDDEDKKHGNIPEDHLKLSEFQPFKTFYHADDDDDEYVKFEVINAFHEKFGPAIMQIKKQHVVGVGADGVDMYKHGRLCWLQIATKHKVYLFDILLLGEKAFKNGLTMILESKGILKVVHDCRAIAGCLMTQHGVKMTNVFDTQVADVMCFHSETGGFFPHKVSTLHELVSRHLKLPSSHLSVLETKSQFTEEESKLWYKRPCPLPLLNAMALSVIHLQPLRMALLDCLLTDYVALVDVYLSNSQYPNEDLESINMEKVFDLPAELRLLDQMHCERRECAAKRYPTTDKGLLIRSGPRTETPLHTSPVSEQHESTEPTVEPQSAPPPMEADENAFPAFVDVATPDPVPDTTSEEVSEMSFGGGVKDLASLLMEVMA; encoded by the exons ATGGCAGATTATTCATTCTCGAATATATTCCAAGGCAAACGTATTAAAATTACTCTTAAATCGTCGTTTTGCGTCGGCGTTGTGCAACGAATCAGCTCCAGCAAAACGGTGACCCTCACGAACg tCGTGTTTGTCGATAATGGCCGCGAACTTCCCGGAAGTAGATTAATCTTCGGCCATGAGTTTGTCAATG TGGAGTTTACCGATGACGAGGACAAAAAGCATGG AAATATTCCTGAAGACCACTTGAAGCTGTCTGAATTCCAGCCATTCAAGACTTTTTACCACG ctgatgatgatgatgatgaatacgTCAAATTTGAAGTTATTAATGCATTTCATGAGAAATTTGGACCCGCT ATTATGCAAATTAAGAAGCAGCATGTGGTTGGCGTTGGGGCTGATGGGGTGGACATGTACAAGCATGGCCGACTGTGTTGGCTTCAG ATTGCCACCAAACATAAGGTGTATCTCTTTGACATTCTCTTGCTTGGAGAAAAAGCCTTTAAAAACGGTCTGACTATGATTCTCGAGAGTAAGGGCATACTGAAG GTCGTTCATGACTGCAGAGCTATTGCCGGGTGTCTGATGACACAACACGGCGTGAAGATGACGAATGTCTTTGACACTCAG GTGGCAGATGTCATGTGCTTTCACTCTGAGACTGGAGGATTCTTTCCTCACAAAGTAAGCACTCTTCATGAACTGGTGAGTCGCCACCTGAAGTTGCCCTCCTCCCACCTCTCTGTTCTAGAGACCAAGTCCCAGTTTACCGAG GAGGAAAGCAAGTTGTGGTACAAGCGTCCATGTCCTTTACCGTTGCTGAATGCGATGGCGCTGTCAGTGATCCACTTGCAACCTCTCAGAATGGCACTGCTGGATTGTCTTCTCACGGACTACGTGGCTTTAGTGGATGTCTACCTCTCAAATAGCCAGTATCCAAATGAAGATTTGGAAAGCATCAATATG GAGAAAGTGTTTGACTTGCCGGCCGAGCTCAGGCTGCTGGATCAGATGCACTGCGAGCGGCGGGAGTGTGCCGCCAAACGCTACCCCACTACAGACAAAGGTCTGCTGATTCGTTCTGGTCCTCGAACGGAGACCCCACTCCACACCTCACCTGTGTCAGAGCAACACGAATCTACAGAGCCTACCgtggaaccgcaatcggcgccACCGCCGATGGAAGCCGATGAAAACGCCTTCCCGGCTTTTGTGGATGTGGCCACTCCAGATCCGGTCCCAGACACCACATCAGAGGAAGTGAGCGAAATGTCTTTCGGTGGTGGAGTTAAAGATTTAGCATCGCTTTTGATGGAAGTGATGGCTTGA